The Aedes albopictus strain Foshan chromosome 2, AalbF5, whole genome shotgun sequence region ATGACTgaaataactgtgttgttgttttgttcGGTCTTTGTGAACATGTGGTTGAATCCTCTCAACCGTAGCGAGTGAATCGTACGACCGAGTTCATCCCATTCCAATAGGAACAATATTAAAGGTTATTCCACAGCAAATCGAAGAtaggatagatagatagatagatagatagatagatagatagatagatagatagatagatagatagatagatagatagatagatagatagatagatagatagatagatagatagatagatagatagatagatagatagatagatagatagatagatagatagatagatagatagatagatagatagatagatagatagatagatagatagatagatagatagatagatagatagatagatagatagatagatagatagatagatagatagatagatagatagatagatagatagatagatagatagatagatagatagatagatagatagatagatagatagatagatagatagatagatagatagatagatagatagatagatagatagatagatagatagatagatagatagatagatagatagatagatagatagatagatagatagatagatagatagatagatagatagatagatagatagatagatagatagatagatagatagatagatagatagatagatagatagatagatagatagatagatagatagatagatagatagatagatagatagatagatagatagatagatagatagatagatagatagatagatagatagatagatagatagatagatagatagatagatagatagatagatagatagatagatagatagatagatagatagatagatagatagatagatagatagatagatagatagatagatagatagatagatagatagatagatagatagatagatagatagatagatagatagatagatagatagatagatagatagatagatagatagatagatagatagatagatagatagatagatagatagatagatagatagatagatagatagatagatagatagatagatagatagatagatagatagatagatagatagatagatagatagatagatagatagatagatagatagatagatagatagatagatagatagatagatagatagatagatagatagatagatagatagatagatagatagatagatagatagatagatagatagatagatagatagatagatagatagatagatagatagatagatagatagatagatagatagatagatagatagatagatagatagatagatagatagatagatagatagatagatagatagatagatagatagatagatagatagatagatagatagatagatagatagatagatagatagatagatagatagatagatagatagatagatagatagatagatagatagatagatagatagatagatagatagatagatagattgattgattgattgattgattgattgattgattgattgattgattgattgattgattgattgattgattgattgattgattgattgattgattgattgattgattgattgattgattgattgattgattgattgattgattgattgattgattgattgattgattgattgattgattgattgattgattgattgattgattgattgattgattgattgattgattgattgattgattgattgattgattgattgattgattgattgattgattgattgattgattgattgattgattgattgattgattgatagatagatagatagatagatagatagatagatagatagatagatagatagataaatagatagatagatagattgattgcgagattgattgattgattgcgagattgattgattgattgcagGGTTGATTGCTGGATTGTTAGCGGGGTTGATTGCTGGATTGTTAGCGGAATTGATTGCGGAATTGGTTGATCGATTGATTGATTGCggggaattgtcagacaaaagaggcacgaaacaagcaacaaagaaggcgcggcgattaaATACTctctatcccaactggtaacagataatgacatggtcTCGAAAATTAGCGGGGTTGATTGCTGGATTGTTAGCGGGATTGATTGCGGAATTGGTTGATCGATTGATTGATTGCggggaattgtcagacaaaagaggcacgaaacaagcaacaaagaaggcgcggcgattactctctatcccaactggtaacagtgTTTGTGTTATCTTCGCTGTGTTGGATTGTTTATGTTTCGCTCCGGCAACTAAACCAGATTTTAACCGTGCGATAGTCCGTTTATGCGTTCCGTGTTAGGATACTGTCGTAGATTCTTGGTTCCTGCGCTTTGGTGAAGTGGAAAACAGTGCGAAGGTGTGATAACTATTGAGAAATCGTCCACCTCAATCGTCGGTGCCCGGTATCAACAATCGGTCGTGTACgctttatacttatgacacacatgtgatacaagaatcactgtacaattgcgcttgaaatgagtgccatactgaaaattctctcagttcaagtcagtcttgttaaaattttcttgacactacgtaccgttgtacaggaatcacactcgtatcacatgtctgtccggggtattacgcGCTATCTCCTCTCTGCACTTTTTGGGCTACCGTACTTTGCTTGCACACACATAACAGCTTCGTTAGAGCATCTCCACCGTACCATCGTTAGAACATCTCCACCGTACCGTTGCTATTTTGCCGAATCGCAATATGTCGACTTCTGGATGTGACCATTGTGCAAGGCCAGCAAAAGATGACGACGAATCTATCACTTGCATGGCCTTTTGTGACAACTTCATCCATTTGAGATGCCTGACTACGCCGGCTTCGACAACGAAGCTTAATAAGGCATTTATGAACATTGTAGAGGAGAATCCTAATCTCATTTGGATGTGCAACGAATGCGCGAAATTGATGAAGATGATGCGATTCAAATCAACCGTCACGTCACTCGGAAATGCAATTAACGCCATCACCGAAAAGCAAGAGACCGTGCATGCCGAAATACAAAAACAGCTGACCAAACAGGGTCAACAGATTGCCCAACTGTCTAGACGAATAGCTCTATCTTCTCCTTGTCGTCAAGATCCTGATCATGTCCTTCGTGGACCCCCTCCGAAAAGGCGCCGCGACGATGATTCGGCCGGCAACAAGCCGCTCCTTGGGGGCATCAAGATCGCGGACACTAATGTTATCACCGTTCCTGAACCTGTTGAGTTGTTCTGGGTGTACCTCTCGCGGATTCATCCTAGCGTCCAACCAGATGCTATCGAAAAGTTGGTGAAAGATTGTTTGCAGAGCGAAGACAATGTCAAGGCTATTCCGCTTGTGAAAAAAGGAGTTGACACTAGCCGTTTGAACTTTATTTCGTACAAGGTCGGAGTTGACCCCAAGTTCCGTGACGCTGCATTGAATGTAGCAACGTGGCCTAAAGGAATCCTGTTTCGCGAATTCGAGGATCTGAGTGCAAAAAACTTGTGGCTGCCCCGTCAGAATACACCCACCCTCTTGGTCCCTCAAGAAACCGGAACACCATTTTCGACGCCGATTCCCGATGTGGACCTAACGTGTTAACCAGCAAACCAGAACGCACTGCCTGTCGCATTAGGGGAGCCCCTGATCCTCTCGACCCAGTCGCGCATGCAGTTTCCAGCCATCGGAGTCGTTCTGGTCCTGTTGTCGAGATTGGTGACGGGGTCTCCCAACCTTCTTCCCCAGGCAAGTATGCATTTATTAGTAACAGTTTGTCGCCTGATCGAACTCCGTGTTCCAGTGATTCCCCCGAACCTGTTGAGGATCTCGGCTCCGTCGGTCGAACCAACAGCGAGCAACTACCCTCCTCTCTCATCCAGCAACGTTTCAACTGCACCATCCCACTGACTCTACAGCCAGGACGCATCGTAGACAGTCTTTTGGAAGCCCCTGATTCTTCTAGCTCAGTCGCGTTCTATCCTGCCAGCGTTCATCACAGCCGTCCTGGTCCTGCAGCTAGATGTGGATTAGGGGTCTTCCGAGCTGCGACCTCCGGCAAGTATGAACACGTTTTAGTCTCTCCATTATCTGATGCTGGATCGATTTCCAGTACTGTGGACCCTGCTAACTCCAATCCCGACGACGATGATCAGCTCTCCTTTCTCGGCTACCCGGAACGCACCGTAGAAAGCCTCATGGAAGCCCTCAATCCCTCCGACCCAGTCCTGCCATGCGCTGCCCTCGTTCATCATAGTCGTTCCGGTCCTGTGGTCGGATGCGGCGAGAGGGTCTTCCAACAACCTGACTACGGCGAGTATCCTTGTCTATCAGAAAGTTACCAGTCACTGGCTACTGTACAAACAACTTCCAGGACACCCGGAGATGCTGTTACGACGCGAAAAGAGGACATGGTTGTGTACTACCAGAATGTCGGCGGCTTGAATACAAGTGTCGAAGATTACCGCTTGGCCGTTTCGGACGGCTGCTACGACATTATTGTGCTCATCGAGACCTGGCTGGACTCTCGTACGCTTTCAAGTCAAGTATTCGGATCCGACTATGAGGTGTTTCGCTGCGATCGCAACTCTAATAATAGCAGTAAATCTTCCGGAGGTGGCGTGCTGGTAGCTGTTCGTTCCGGATTGAAGGCCAAAGCGATCCTCAACGACTCCTGGACCTGCTTGGAGCAAGTATGGATCTCCGTCAAGATGATCGACCGTACATTATTTCTATGCTCGCTGTACATACCTCCTGATAGGGTTCGGGACACTGAACTTATCGAAACTCACTGCCAGTCTGTGTTCACCATTCTGGATACCGCCCTTCCTACTGACGATGTCCTTGTAGTGGGCGACTTCAATCTTGCTGGAATCTCTTGGAGGCCATCGCATAGCGGCTTCCTCTGTGTCGATTCGGAACACTCGCAGCTTCATTCTGGCGCAATAAGCATTTTAGACAGTTATAACGCAGCTACGCTCACTCAATTCAATCACGTGTTGAATGAAAATGGACGAACCTTGGATCTATGTTTCGTGAGCACTCGAGATCAGGCACCTTACACTGCAGTTGCACCCTGTGCGCTGGTCAAAGACGTTCCTCATCATCCTCCCTTGATTATCAACGTGGAAAATTCGCTTGTCCATGACTTCGAAGATGCCGTTGCCTCCGTATCTTACGACTTCCGGAGGGCCGATCATCGTAGCATTGCTGAGGTGTTGACAAGTATTGACTGGGAACACGTTCTCGACCCGGGCGATGTTGAGACAGCCGCACTCACCTTTTCAAATATCCTGGCATACGTCGTAGACAGGCACGTCCCTAAAAGGATACAAAGCAAAGCTTCTCGGTCTCCCTGGCAGACTAGCGAACTACGAAAGATGAAGACGATTAAGAGAGCAGCCCTGAGACAGCTCACCAAACACCGCACGCTTGCTCTGAGAAACCACTACGTGAGGCTCAACCATGAATACCAGCGAACCAGTCGCCAATGCTTCTCAAGGTACCAGCGTGATATTCAGCTCAAATTCAAATCTCATCCGAAATCTTTCTGGAAGTATGTCAACCAACAACGTAAGGAATCCGGACTTCCCGCAACAATGCAGTTGAATGGAGTATCGGCTTCCACTCCTCGGGACATTTGTCAGTTGTTTGCCGAGAAATTTGCTAGCGTGTTCAATGAAGAGAGCTTAAACGCCGACGAAGTTTCTATCGCCGCTAGAAATGTTCCTCCAAATGGCCAAATGTTCAGTTCCATTCATGTCAACGATGGTATGATATCCAGGGCCGCATCGCAACTCAAATCATCCAATAATCCTGGACCGGACGGCATTCCATcggcattcttaaaaaaaacacatCTCCTGCTTACTAGATCCACTTCAACGCCTCTACCGCATGTCACTCTCCAGCGGCGTATTCCCTTCCTGCTGGAAACTCGCTCATATGTATCCTGTACACAAAAAAGGAAGCAAACGTGACGTGGATAACTATCGTGGAATTACCTCATTGACTGCCATCTCCAAGCTGTTCGAGCTCATCATCATGGAGCCTTTGCTCTCACATTGCAAGCATGTTTTGAGCCCTGACCAACACGGGTTCACTGCTGGTCGCTCCACTTCCACGAATCTGCTTTGCCTCACTTCACACATCACTCAGAGTATGATCGAACGTGCTCAGACCGATGTTATCTACACTGACTTGTCAGCAGCCTTCGACAAGCTGAACCACGCCATTGCGATCGCAAAACTCGATAGGTACGGCATTGGCGGGAGTCTCCTAGCTTGGTTCCGCTCATATCTAACCGACCGTCAGCTAATTGTGACCATAGGTGACTGCAAATCGAACTGCTTTAACGCTACCTCCGGCATACCACAAGGAAGTCATCTTGGTCCATTAATCTTCCTGCTCTATTTCAACGACGTCAATTTCGTGATTGATGGCCCTCGGTTGTcgtatgccgatgacatgaagatCTTTCTTCGGATTCACTCAACTGATGATTGCGTCTTCTTGCAACAGCAGGTCACGCGTTTTGCTAACTGGTGCTCATTGAACCGAATGATTGTAAATCCAACGAAGTGCTCTATTATTACGTTCTCACGAAAGAAGCAGCCAATTATCTTCGTATACAGCATGCTAGGCACAGCTCTCGAACGTGTGCACCATGTCAAGGACTTGGGAGTCATTTTGGATTCGACGTTGACATTTAGGCAACATATCTCGTACATTGTAGAAAAATCGTCCAAGACCCTAGGGTTCATCTTCAGAATAGCCAAAAACTTTTCTGATGTCTATTGCCTGAAATCGTTGTACTGCTCCCTCGTGCGCTCTACATTAGAGTACTGCTCTACAGTTTGGAGTCCCGGGTACAACAATGGCGTCGAGAGGATTGAATCTGTCCAGCGACGCTTTCTCCGGTTTGCATTACGACGGCTGCCTTGGAGAGACCCGTTCCGATTACCCAGTTACGAGAGCAGATGCCAACTGATCGATCTAGATCTACTGCGTACAAGGAGGGATGCCGCCAGAGCATTGACGATCGCTGATACGTTACAGGGACGAATAGATTGCGGAGCGTTGCTGGAACAAATCGACGTAAATGTCCAGCCGCGATCACTCCGCAATAGCATCATGCTGAGACTACCACTTCGACGAACTAACTATGGACTACATGGAGCTTTTGGGGGCTTGATGCGCGTTTTCAATAGGGTGGCGTCATTCTTCGACTTCCACTTGACACGCAACGCACTACGTCGtagttttttgtctttttttagcaaCAGAAATAACTGACGAATTCATTGTTATGTACCTTAGTTTAAGTTTCAATACCTTGACTGCGCTATTATGTTCCAACTTGTTTGTGTTTGACCTTTGAATTTGTTTTCTaatattaattattattatttttaaaccaTCATTGGGGCTCTAGTAAGCCTGTTGATGTAGATCAAATAAATAATGACATggtctcgaaaatttttgttgcagacaaaacggatgctgaatttgttgcgtacttttcatctcgtgaataatcaattattgcaaacccaaaatcgaaactgtttcaTGATAGatattcagcagcgttgcagtgtttacggaCTTGAATCATccgctcgaaaatcgcaatgcaaggctaaaaaatctctaaactcgtggtgaatgatctttatcctattctgttcaagttgggacaatcatatgtcgcattgggtggattgtcgcaacaaatgcaggttgcgacattgtcattattgttgcgcgatggttgtatCTTGATTCACTGATTGCGAGATTGATTGATTGCTTGATTgcggaattgattgattgattgcagGATTGATTGCGAGATTGATTGATTccggaattgattgattgattgcggGCTTGGTTGATTTATTGCGGGCTTGATTACTTGATTGATTGCGGGATTGATTGCGAGATAGATTGATTGATTGCgggcttgattgattgattgattgattgtggGGTTGATTGCTGGATTGATTACGGGATTGATTACGAGATTGATTGCGGGGTTGATTACTGAATTGATTGCTGGATTGATTGCGGGATTGATTGCTGAATTGATAGCAAGATTGATTACGAGATTGATTGTTGGATTGATTGCAGGATTAATTGCTGGATTGATTtcgagattgattgattgattgcggGATTGATTGATTGTGGTATTGATTGATAGATAGATTGATTGATGAATAGATTGGCTGATTCGGAATTGATTGCTGGATTGAGTGTGAGATTGATTgcgagattgattgattgattgcagGATTGATTGATTgcgggattgattgattgattgcggGCTTGATTGATTTATTGCGGGCTTGATTGCTTGATTGATTGCGGGATTGATTGCgagatggattgattgattgcgggcttgattgattgattgtggGGTTGATTGCTGAATTGATTGCTGGATTGAAAGCGGGATTGATTACAAGATTGATTCCAGGAATAATTGCTGGATTGATTgcgagattgattgattgattgattgcgggattgattgattgattacgGGATTGATTACGAGATTGATTGCGGGATTGATTGATTGCGGGGTTGATTGCTGAATTGATTGCTGAATTGAAAGCGGGATTGATTACGAGATTGATTCCAGGAATAATTGCTGGATTGATTgcgagattgattgattgattgattgattgcgggattgattgattgattgattgattgtggtattgatagatagatagattgattgattgataagTTGATGATAAATAAAATGATTGATTCGGATTGAATGAAAACTCTGCATGTGTCTAAACGAAATGTTGatgtaaatatattgggtaaatgTAACGAACATTATTGATTTTCGATTCCGAGATCCTTATGctaataaattttaaaataaggCACTACTATTGTTTCTGCAACCCCACTGAAGTTATATTTCGAAGAGCAGAGTACTCTACAAATGTCTCTAGTTCAATTACATTTTTGGCATGGCAATCAATGAATTGCACTAAAATGCTTGAGCTTATAAGAATACAATAATTCAATCACTCTTCATCCTCACCCGCACTTGAGGGCGGCTCTTCATGAACTCTTCTGTGGTTGGTCAGCTTACTTTGTCGATTGAACGATCGGTTGCAAATCAAGCAAAGATATCCCTCTTGATCAGTTGCATTTGAAGCAGTTGAGGCACGTCCTTCGGAATCCACACTGTTCTCAACGGGCGCGCTGCTTTCTTTTTGACCGATCTCATTTTCGATTTTTGTTCCGGAAGAATGTGACCTTTCGTCCATTGCCGATGTTTCAAGCGATGCAGTTTGAGTTTTCTTTGATTTTGTGGGTACCATTTGCTCGTCATCATCCTCCTTTATAGTAACCGACAGTTTGTTCTGAAGCGAATTGTTAACCAACATGTTCAAATGAGTCTTGGTGCGTAGATGCTTTTTCAAATTGTTCCTgtaagaaaataaaaagaaaatgatttcaacgattttttgaagttcactACTTAGACCAACTCACTTTTTACTGAACCGAACTCCACAGGTAAGGCAAACATGGTTTTTAGGACCATGCACAGCTCTCATATGATAGCGTAAGTTTTGGGCAGTTTTGCACTCCCTATAGCACTCGTTGCACTGAAACGGTTGCAGCCTACCGATGTAGGGATTGTCTTTATCGGATTTACAACCCATTGCTGAGCTGCGATCTGATTCGTTTTCCTTTGAACGAACATCCTCATCTGAAAGAGTTTCGCCCGATTCTGCTCGTTCTGGTCTATCGAAAATTGATTTTGTGTGAGTCTTCAGATGTCGCTGCAAATTGTCTCTGAAAATTTAAGGAATTTAATACAGATTTGGGTTTTGCACATGACGAGCATTTTACCTTCGACCAAACGAAAATCCGCAGTGTTTACACACGTGTTCCTTAGGTTGATGATTCCTCATGTGGTTGTGAAGCCGTTGATGTGATTTGAGTTGCTTCGAACATATCTTGCATTGGTGGACGGTTAGTTTAGCGCCTTTAACATTTTCCTTTTCTTCTACAGTTTCTGCAATGCCATCAATGCCCGGCAACTGGATCGTCAATCTACTCAATTGAGACAAACGGATTGTTTCCATGTCAATCGAAAGATCCTCGGCAACGTGTTCCTGATGGCTTCTCAAATGGTTTTTGAGTTGACCTTTTCGTTGGAACGAACGATCACACGTTGTACAGATATAGTCACTGCTGTTTTTGCTGCTGGGTATAGAGTTTTTCTGAATATGATCTGTGTCATTCTTCTCAGAAATCTCTTGGGCTAATTCGGGTGAATCTTTGTGAGCCTGAGTTTTACGTAACTTTGATTTTTTGTTCCTTTCGGGTTTAGAAGTGCAGTCTGGTGTTTGTAATTCAGTATGTTCAGTTTTGGATCTTTTTCGTATCTTTTCGCATGAAGTATTTGCATTGCCACACNNNNNNNNNNNNNNNNNNNNNNNNNNNNNNNNNNNNNNNNNNNNNNNNNNNNNNNNNNNNNNNNNNNNNNNNNNNNNNNNNNNNNNNNNNNNNNNNNNNNNNNNNNNNNNNNNNNNNNNNNNNNNNNNNNNNNNNNNNNNNNNNNNNNNNNNNNNNNNNNNNNNNNNNNNNNNNNNNNNNNNNNNNNNNNNNNNNNNNNNNNNNNNNNNNNNNNNNNNNNNNNNNNNNNNNNNNNNNNNNNNNNNNNNNNNNNNNNNNNNNNNNNNNNNNNNNNNNNNNNNNNNNNNNNNNNNNNNNNNNNNNNNNNNNNNNNNNNNNNNNNNNNNNNNNNNNNNNNNNNNNNNNNNNNNNNNNNNNNNNNNNNNNNNNNNNNNNNNNNNNNNNNNNNNNNNNNNNNNNNNNNNNNNNNNNNNNNNNNNNNNNNNNNNNNNNNNNNNNNNNNNNNNNNNNNNNNNNNNNNNNNNNNNNNNNNNNNNNNNNNNNNNNNNNNNNNNNNNNNNgaacattagctttattagtgactaattgattcgattgtttttcaatagttctataataatttaaagttactatcagtaaaaattaatttaaccgtagtgtggccagcaaaaaaaaacacccgtagaaggccggcagggtacccgggtacccacgcaatggaaatgatcatatctcagcgatttttccaccgattttgaaagtttttgcctcattcaactcagaaactcattatctatcgagatcgtatttggttggaccggtccgatcaccataggtaccggaaaatccggatttccggatccatgtttttatacaatagaatatacgggattttcggtaggttagtagcaatttcggttccaagcatcgtaaaattgctttggcatattgtatctgaccggcagggaatcataaaacgtgttgactttgaaactgtgatttcggaacacgcttcccgtgaggccatggttgaccataaacactttaaggtatcctagccttaacaatgtgggtttcaatatggtataaggacatgctcccaaaaatatggattttccgaaaaccacggtgattagatcggtctaaccaaatattttcccgatagatgatgagtttctgaattgaatgagctaaaaatttccaaaatcgatgagaaattgacggagatatgatcatttcaatttcgtgggtacccgggtaccctgccggccttccacgtaataaaaaaatgcaggatcccctccccctgcccctcctcactttaaaatttggtcaacccatgaccatgtatattcacgagttctaagatctaacagagttccaacatcctagtctcaataaccattaaaatatcgagatttgaaattgaaaaaggtacccgggtaccctgccggccacataagtgttaagttgtttttaaatagttgcaaaagtgcctgcaaagttctcatggactttttattaaaaatagtttatttctcaattacacttaaaaataattcgtaacaaataaataacaataaatattattgttgcttggatca contains the following coding sequences:
- the LOC109621820 gene encoding zinc finger protein 569-like (The sequence of the model RefSeq protein was modified relative to this genomic sequence to represent the inferred CDS: added 791 bases not found in genome assembly); the encoded protein is MIETLSRSRENIGNLCRLCLNKELLQDVHQEQDLQRWISEFLAIVISIEDRMSQAICGMCRMRIIEFHHFRMRCQEVQGMFKSMIKRNDDRSLQSVMQSTVVKLECPSESVLSTTQGRVVQVRTGRANNGAKEAGVGPVGMDDMIVLEAVKIEPPDDYEETSEIPLNETTAESNYNVENQDPERTLSAIAESVQAKNGSDNTTSHRCSICHKQYQTDQKLEFHLKSAHGSKDHKCLICGVRFPMLKSLRRHQCTEKRINSLNNTCGNANTSCEKIRKRSKTEHTELQTPDCTSKPERNKKSKLRKTQAHKDSPELAQEISEKNDTDHIQKNSIPSSKNSSDYICTTCDRSFQRKGQLKNHLRSHQEHVAEDLSIDMETIRLSQLSRLTIQLPGIDGIAETVEEKENVKGAKLTVHQCKICSKQLKSHQRLHNHMRNHQPKEHVCKHCGFSFGRRDNLQRHLKTHTKSIFDRPERAESGETLSDEDVRSKENESDRSSAMGCKSDKDNPYIGRLQPFQCNECYRECKTAQNLRYHMRAVHGPKNHVCLTCGVRFSKKNNLKKHLRTKTHLNMLVNNSLQNKLSVTIKEDDDEQMVPTKSKKTQTASLETSAMDERSHSSGTKIENEIGQKESSAPVENSVDSEGRASTASNATDQEGYLCLICNRSFNRQSKLTNHRRVHEEPPSSAGEDEE